In the Betaproteobacteria bacterium genome, CCACGTCGTGCGCAACACGCACGTCATCACGGTGAAGGCCGTGACCGGCGAGATTTCGATCACGCTGCAGAATATCCCTTCGCCGGAGAACCCGAAAACCGCCTGGCTCGCCTGCTACAGCGCGCTGGCTGCGCTCAAGCAGATGCAATCGCCCATACGCTACGGGACGTAACGCTTCGATGCACGTGACGGGCCGTCACTCCCGCGCAGGCGGGAGTCCAGGGAACTGCGTTTCTTCCGGGTTTCCGCCTGCGCGGGAACGACGGATTGGGTCGCTCGGCGGAGGCCGAACCAGGACGAGGCATAGATGAGCCAGCGTCGTGACGCGGTCGACTGGATCCTGCTCCTCACGCTGGTCGGGATGTGGGGCTCGTCGTTCTTCTTCATCGAGATCGCGCTCCGCTCGATCACGCCGCTGACGCTGGTGGCGATCCGGATCGCGCTCGGTGCGTCCCTGTTGTTCGGTGCGATGCGCTTGCTGAAGTTGCCCACGCCGCGCGACGCACGCACCTGGCGCTACTTTGGCGTGCTGGCGCTGCTCGGCTACTGCCTGCCGTTCTTCTTCATCACCTGGGGTCAGCAAAGCGTCGACAGCGGCCTGGCCGGAATCCTGGTCGGCTTCATGCCGCTGGCGACGTTGCTGCTCGCGCACCGCTTCGTTGCGGGCGAGCACATCACGACCGCCAAGCTGATCGGCTTCGTGCTGGGCTTCGCGGGGCTTGCGGTCCTGCTCGGTCCCGAGGCGCTGCGGCAATGGCGCGGCACCGGCACCGCGCTGCTCGGTCAGCTGGCCTGCCTGGGCGGGGCCTTGTGCTATGCCGGCAACTCCATCGTCACCAAGCGCATGCCGCCCACGCACGCGCTGGTCGCGGCCGCCTGGACCACGACATTGGCGGCCGGCGCCATGCTGATCGTCACCTTCGCGCTCGACGATCCGCTCGCACTGCGCCCGGACGCGGCCGCGCTGGCCACCTGCATCTGGCTCGGCATCGGACCGACCGCAATCGCGACGCTGGTCTACTTTCGCCTCATCGCGCGTGCCGGGCCCACGTTCATGTCGTTGGTGAACTACATGAGCCCGGTGGTAGCCGTGAGCGCGGGTGCGCTGTTTCTCGACGAGCCCTTGCGTCCGAGCGCGCTGGCCGCACTCGGGTTGATTCTCTCCGGCATCGCGCTGGCAACGCGCTGGGATGCGCGCCGGCGCACCCGACCTCGCACGGCTTGATCACCGGGTCTTGGCTTTGACCCGCGCCGGGTCGCTGCGGCGAAGCAGTGGGCGGCGATCGACCAGGACGCGGTCGAGCGGTCGGATGCCCTCGGCGAAGCGGCGAAACTCCAGTTCGTGCCGGCGTTCGAGTGCGATGGCGCGGCCGGCCAGGCTGGCGGGCGTCACGACCCCAGGATCGTCGGCGAAGGCGAATACGATGACGTTGTCCTCGCCGATCGCACGCAGGCACACCAGGCGGCCGTCGAAGGCGGCCGCGAGGCGGCGCAGGTACGCGCGCAGCCCCGGATCGTCGCTCATGTAGTTCACGACCAGCACGCCGTCTCGGCGCAGCGCCTGGCGCGCCGAGCGATAGAAGGCGTCGGTGCGGATCGACGGCGCCTGGCGGTGGTTCACGAAGGCGTCGAGGAAGACGATGTCGGTGCTCGCCGGATGTGCGGCGACGTATTGGGCGCCATCGCGCACGATGACGCGCAGGCGCCGCTTGCCGAGCGGGAGCTGGAACATCCGGTGCGCCGCCGCGACCACGCGCACGTCCACTTCCAGGGCGACGATGCGGGTTTGCGGCAGCTGGCGGAAGATGTACTTCGCAAGCGAGCCGCCGCCGAGTCCGACCAGCGTTACGTCGCGCGGTTCGGGATGGAACAGCAGGCCCGCCATCATCGCCCGTGTGTAGGCGAGCGCGAGGTCATCGGGTGCATCCAGGCGCATCGCGCTCTGGATGGCGCTGCCGCCGACGTGCAGATGACGCAGACCGGCGGCTTCGCTGAAATGGATCCCGGGCGCGCGGGACGCCGCGCGCGGCGAGCGGGTAGTGGACACGTCGGTTGGTGTTCGAAGGGATGCGGGGCCGGCCGATTGTAGCGGTTCGCGGCAGCGCGTACAGAATCGATTCCGCGCCGGCCGTCGCGTAGGTACGCGCGTCGCGGATCACCGCAGAAGGCTAGGCGGGGATTACCGGCAGCAGCAACCGCGAAGGAAAGCGACCGCCGAAGTGGTAGCTGTCGCGGCCGGCCTTGAAACCGTAGAAGTGCGTGCGATCGCCGTTGGCGATCGAAAGCGCGATGCGATTGCTGCGGGCGAAACGCCACGAGGTCGGCCAGATCTCGATTTCGACCTCGTACACCTCGCCCGGGACCAGCGGCTCCTCCGATTGGTGCGGATGGAACGGACGCAGCAGCGTGCTGAGACTCGGTTCGAGCACACGCTGCGAGGCTTTCTGCCAACCGCGCGTGACCACCGTCGACCCCGCGCTGCTCCGCTCGGCGAGCGTGACCGCGATGTCCGCTTCGGGCTGATCGCTGGAAACGAACAACACCAGCTTGATCGGGCCGGTCACCTCGATATCGGCATCGAGCGGCGCGGTTTCGAAGACCACCGCGCCCATGTCGCGCAGAAAGTCGTTGCGCGGATACTCCAGTGAGCGCTCGTTCTCGCTCGCCGGCGGCTCCGGTCCCAACCCATCGGGACGAAGGTAGAGCTCCGTCACCCGCGTGCGCGCGATGGGCCATTCATTCTCGTCGCGGAAGCCTGGGTTCTTGCCCTGGACGTAGATGCGCACCGGCGGCTCGCGCTCGATGCCGTTGTCGGCGCCCTTCAACCAGCGCGCGTACCAGCGCTCGAGCTCGCGCATGAGCGGCTCGGTATGAAAAGTCGCCTGCGCGTCGCCGCCGAGCATGAGGAGCTTGCGCGGGACGTGCGAGATGCGCTCGTAACCGAGCACGTTGCCGCGGGTGTGCAGGCGCACTTTTTCCCAGGCGCCGATCGAGTACACCGGCACCGCGATCTGGTCCAGGCGCCAGAAGGCCGAGCGGGCGCGATAGAACGGCCCGTCCAGGCGATGGCGGATGAGCTCGCCGGTCACGTCGAAGCGCATCACGTTGCCCGGCGGCGCCGGCTCGAATGGCAGGTTGTTCAAATGGATCTGGCGTGCTGCCCAGTTGGCGACGAAGTCCTGACTGAACATGCCGCCGTGCCAGGCGAGGTCGCGGTAGATGTCCACCAGGCCGTCGTAGGGCGCGATGCACGCGAGCGACGGCGGCCGATTGACCGCGGCGAGCCATTGCACCTGTGCGAAGTAGCTTTGCCCCAGCATGCCAACGCGCCCGTTCGCCCACGACTGCGCCGCAGCCCACTCGATGCTGTCGTAGAGGTCGCTCTGCTCGCCCGGGCCGAAGAAGTCCCACTGGCCGTCCGTACTCTCGCCGGTGCCGCGGGCGTCGGTGCGCACGATCGCATAGCCGTGAGCGACCCACCATTCGAAGTCGGAGGTTTCGCGAAAACGGTACGCGGGATTGGAGGGCAGGTGGTCGAGCTTCTTCGGATACCCGGAGGCGACCAGCAGCACCGGATGACGGCTGTGCGCACGTGGCCGATAGACATCTGCCGCGATCCAGCCGCCGTCGCGCATCGGGACGCGCACATTGCAGTCCATCACCAGCGTGTCGCTCGGATGCACCGGGTGCGCACGACCCACGCCCGGTGGAAATCCCGGGGTGAAGGGGATGTCGACCGGCCCGGTTCCGCTCGAATCGCGCTCGGCCATGGCCTCGCTCCTCGGTGTGTGCGGGAAGGCGGCGACGGTTCAGCCCGCCACCCATCCCTGGTCGATGTAAGTCGTTGTGCCGACGCGCCACAAGCGCAGGAATTGCGCATGGTGCGCCGACTGCGCGTCGCATACCCGGGTTTCGACGGGAGGCGGTTCCGCGGCACTCCCGCGCGCTTCGGCGAGCACGCGGCCGGTCATTTGCGCCGGCGCCTCGATACCCAGCATGTCGAGCAGCGTTGGCGCGAGATCGGTCTGGCTCGCCGGCCAGGGGGAGCGGTAGCGCTGGCGCAAGCCGTCGCCTTGCAGCGCGAGCAGGTTGTTCATCTCGATGCGATGCAAACCGCCGTGCGTGCCGCCGCCATCGGGAATTTCGCTGGACGCGAACCAGCAGGTGCCCGGCAGACCGAAACGGTTGGGTGCGTCGTCGGCGCGCATGGTGTAGTACAGTTCCGGCGCGCGCG is a window encoding:
- a CDS encoding EamA family transporter: MSQRRDAVDWILLLTLVGMWGSSFFFIEIALRSITPLTLVAIRIALGASLLFGAMRLLKLPTPRDARTWRYFGVLALLGYCLPFFFITWGQQSVDSGLAGILVGFMPLATLLLAHRFVAGEHITTAKLIGFVLGFAGLAVLLGPEALRQWRGTGTALLGQLACLGGALCYAGNSIVTKRMPPTHALVAAAWTTTLAAGAMLIVTFALDDPLALRPDAAALATCIWLGIGPTAIATLVYFRLIARAGPTFMSLVNYMSPVVAVSAGALFLDEPLRPSALAALGLILSGIALATRWDARRRTRPRTA
- a CDS encoding CocE/NonD family hydrolase — protein: MAERDSSGTGPVDIPFTPGFPPGVGRAHPVHPSDTLVMDCNVRVPMRDGGWIAADVYRPRAHSRHPVLLVASGYPKKLDHLPSNPAYRFRETSDFEWWVAHGYAIVRTDARGTGESTDGQWDFFGPGEQSDLYDSIEWAAAQSWANGRVGMLGQSYFAQVQWLAAVNRPPSLACIAPYDGLVDIYRDLAWHGGMFSQDFVANWAARQIHLNNLPFEPAPPGNVMRFDVTGELIRHRLDGPFYRARSAFWRLDQIAVPVYSIGAWEKVRLHTRGNVLGYERISHVPRKLLMLGGDAQATFHTEPLMRELERWYARWLKGADNGIEREPPVRIYVQGKNPGFRDENEWPIARTRVTELYLRPDGLGPEPPASENERSLEYPRNDFLRDMGAVVFETAPLDADIEVTGPIKLVLFVSSDQPEADIAVTLAERSSAGSTVVTRGWQKASQRVLEPSLSTLLRPFHPHQSEEPLVPGEVYEVEIEIWPTSWRFARSNRIALSIANGDRTHFYGFKAGRDSYHFGGRFPSRLLLPVIPA
- a CDS encoding methyltransferase domain-containing protein — protein: MSTTRSPRAASRAPGIHFSEAAGLRHLHVGGSAIQSAMRLDAPDDLALAYTRAMMAGLLFHPEPRDVTLVGLGGGSLAKYIFRQLPQTRIVALEVDVRVVAAAHRMFQLPLGKRRLRVIVRDGAQYVAAHPASTDIVFLDAFVNHRQAPSIRTDAFYRSARQALRRDGVLVVNYMSDDPGLRAYLRRLAAAFDGRLVCLRAIGEDNVIVFAFADDPGVVTPASLAGRAIALERRHELEFRRFAEGIRPLDRVLVDRRPLLRRSDPARVKAKTR